In Paenibacillus sonchi, a single genomic region encodes these proteins:
- a CDS encoding ABC transporter permease, with the protein MNINRALSNIKAEHGLTDKQVSTNLLLLGLMGQSNDSSMVDLYLTAGILFLLITMAATFMIASSFNMSVLERTQFFGLLRCLGATKKQIKRYIRREGLRYCLKGIPIGLLAGCGMMWAAVLFLNSLNVKYLPAMPVFQISWPAMAAGTVIGLLVVMLASRSPAKKAAKVSPQAAVTGNINHVNHQPINRAANTKWFRVDRAMGFQHAFSNKKSMVLISGSFGLSIILFLCFTVLITFMGHALRPLKPYAPDISIMGAKDSVLLDRSIMEEAKALPHIRNIYGRMVLHDIPATYQQGNNTATLISYDEPQFKWAADKLISGTIDQVQNGNGVFVTYSEDLKWKVGDTLTLGLPGGSSEVHIAGILSDAPFVAKKGGWIIISSEATFTALTGISDYTIIDMQVDEDISGQARSLITPEMRLLDEQQGNRETRAAYYAMAVFVYGFLLVIALVALINILNTVNASVSSRMGNYGVMRAVGMSGRQLKRMVMAEAAAYAISGSLLGGVLGLLLHRFFYGLMITSNWGELWQPPIMILTITIAAAILTTFVAAISPTRKMDKMSIVNVVNAQ; encoded by the coding sequence GTGAACATTAACCGGGCGTTATCCAACATCAAAGCGGAGCATGGCCTGACTGATAAACAGGTCTCCACGAACCTTCTCCTGCTTGGTTTAATGGGACAAAGCAACGACAGTTCGATGGTCGATCTCTACCTTACGGCGGGAATTCTTTTTCTCCTGATTACGATGGCTGCCACGTTTATGATCGCCAGCAGTTTTAACATGAGCGTGCTGGAACGGACGCAATTCTTCGGCCTTCTGCGCTGTCTTGGCGCCACGAAAAAGCAAATCAAACGGTATATCCGGCGGGAGGGTTTGCGGTATTGCCTAAAAGGGATTCCGATTGGACTATTGGCCGGGTGCGGCATGATGTGGGCAGCGGTCTTATTCCTGAATTCCTTGAATGTGAAGTACCTGCCGGCAATGCCAGTGTTTCAAATCAGCTGGCCCGCTATGGCTGCCGGTACGGTAATCGGGTTGTTGGTGGTCATGCTCGCTTCGAGGTCTCCTGCCAAAAAGGCGGCAAAGGTATCTCCGCAAGCTGCTGTAACCGGAAATATCAATCATGTGAATCATCAACCCATTAACAGGGCGGCTAACACCAAATGGTTTCGCGTGGATAGAGCCATGGGGTTCCAGCATGCTTTTTCCAATAAAAAGAGTATGGTACTGATATCGGGTTCTTTTGGGCTAAGCATCATCCTGTTCTTGTGTTTCACAGTCCTGATTACCTTCATGGGCCATGCCTTAAGGCCGTTGAAGCCTTACGCGCCTGATATCTCCATTATGGGTGCGAAGGATTCCGTCTTGCTTGACCGTTCGATAATGGAGGAAGCAAAGGCGCTTCCGCATATCAGGAATATCTATGGACGGATGGTTCTCCATGATATTCCGGCAACTTATCAACAGGGCAACAATACGGCCACGCTGATTTCATATGACGAGCCGCAATTTAAATGGGCGGCAGACAAGCTGATTTCCGGAACAATAGATCAGGTGCAGAACGGCAACGGGGTATTCGTCACGTATTCGGAAGATTTGAAATGGAAGGTAGGCGATACCCTTACCCTTGGGCTGCCTGGGGGATCTTCTGAGGTTCACATTGCCGGGATCCTCTCCGATGCACCGTTTGTGGCAAAGAAAGGCGGATGGATCATCATTAGCTCCGAAGCCACCTTTACCGCGCTGACCGGCATCTCGGACTACACCATTATCGACATGCAGGTTGATGAAGATATTTCCGGGCAGGCCAGAAGCCTAATCACGCCGGAAATGCGGCTGCTTGACGAACAGCAAGGCAACCGCGAAACCCGCGCGGCCTATTACGCCATGGCGGTATTTGTGTACGGGTTCTTGCTCGTGATTGCACTGGTCGCGCTGATTAACATCCTGAATACAGTAAACGCCAGCGTTTCCAGCCGAATGGGCAACTATGGCGTGATGCGTGCGGTAGGCATGTCAGGCAGGCAGTTAAAAAGGATGGTCATGGCCGAAGCCGCCGCTTATGCGATATCAGGCAGTTTGCTGGGCGGTGTTTTGGGATTGCTTTTGCATCGTTTCTTCTATGGGCTGATGATTACCTCCAACTGGGGCGAGCTTTGGCAGCCGCCAATTATGATCTTGACGATCACGATTGCAGCAGCGATCCTTACGACGTTTGTTGCGGCGATCTCACCTACCCGGAAAATGGATAAGATGAGCATCGTTAATGTGGTGAATGCGCAGTGA
- a CDS encoding sensor histidine kinase, with protein MHVFTNQDIKKLFISLSCIFVSFMGLSQLLIWPSSGSLHLGLFLLSLLIAAGVLWSCFLYFRRQDRMMEEAISQLSHFMTGNTRARIECDSEGSLYKLFHAVNTLATTLDAHGAKEQKTKEFLKDTISDISHQLKTPLAALNIYNGLLQDESEEPAAMREFAVKSEREIDRIERLVQSLLKITKWDAGSIMIEKLPENIADMMNDLWLHFETRVNLERKRMTLSGPPQAELVCDRGWIVEAVSNVVKNALDHTEAGGHIAIEWNELPSVTQITVKDNGSGIHTEDIHHIFKRFYRSRFSKDTQGVGLGLPLTKAIVEAHDGNITVESALGNGSTFVLSFLNLTKP; from the coding sequence ATGCACGTTTTTACCAACCAGGATATTAAAAAGCTGTTTATTTCACTGTCTTGTATCTTTGTTTCGTTTATGGGGTTGTCCCAGCTTTTGATCTGGCCGTCCAGCGGCTCTTTGCATCTGGGCCTTTTCCTGCTCTCGCTTCTGATCGCCGCCGGTGTATTGTGGAGCTGCTTTTTATATTTTAGAAGACAGGATCGCATGATGGAGGAGGCCATCTCTCAACTCTCCCATTTCATGACGGGCAATACCCGTGCGCGTATCGAATGTGACAGCGAGGGAAGCCTGTATAAGCTTTTTCACGCGGTGAACACGCTGGCTACGACGCTTGACGCGCATGGCGCCAAGGAGCAGAAGACGAAGGAGTTTCTGAAAGACACGATATCGGATATTTCCCACCAGTTAAAAACGCCCCTTGCCGCCCTCAATATCTACAACGGACTTTTGCAGGACGAAAGTGAGGAACCAGCCGCCATGCGGGAATTTGCGGTCAAGTCGGAACGGGAAATTGACAGGATCGAAAGGCTGGTCCAAAGCCTTCTGAAGATTACAAAATGGGATGCCGGTTCGATCATGATCGAGAAGTTACCGGAAAATATTGCCGATATGATGAACGACCTCTGGCTGCATTTTGAAACGCGCGTCAATCTGGAGCGGAAACGCATGACCCTGTCGGGACCGCCACAGGCCGAGCTGGTTTGTGACCGGGGCTGGATCGTGGAAGCCGTAAGCAATGTGGTAAAAAACGCGCTGGACCATACGGAGGCAGGCGGTCATATCGCCATCGAGTGGAACGAATTGCCTTCGGTTACGCAAATCACGGTCAAGGATAATGGAAGCGGTATCCATACGGAAGATATACATCATATTTTCAAGCGGTTTTATCGGAGCCGCTTTTCGAAAGATACGCAAGGCGTTGGGCTGGGCCTTCCGCTGACCAAAGCCATTGTTGAAGCGCATGACGGCAATATCACGGTGGAGAGTGCCTTAGGGAATGGCAGCACCTTTGTGCTGAGTTTTCTCAACCTTACGAAACCGTAA
- a CDS encoding ABC transporter ATP-binding protein: MNLLEVNSVCKTYGTGETAVNALKNVSFTVPKGEFVAVIGESGSGKSTLLNMIGALDTPTSGRVWIDGNDIFRMKDEKLTIFRRRNIGFIFQAFNLIPELNVEQNITFPLLLDYKKPDQAYVEEILAVLSLTDRRNHLPRQLSGGQQQRVAIGRALITRPMLILADEPTGNLDSQNSNEVISLLKTASKRYQQTIIMITHNRSMASTADRVLQVSDGVLTQLGVYAE, translated from the coding sequence TTGAATTTGTTGGAAGTGAATTCCGTATGCAAAACCTATGGAACCGGTGAAACGGCCGTTAACGCCTTGAAAAATGTAAGTTTTACCGTGCCCAAAGGCGAGTTTGTCGCGGTTATCGGGGAGTCCGGTTCCGGAAAAAGTACGCTATTGAACATGATAGGGGCCCTGGATACGCCAACGTCCGGCAGGGTATGGATCGACGGGAACGATATTTTTCGCATGAAGGACGAGAAACTGACCATATTCCGCCGCAGGAATATCGGTTTTATCTTTCAGGCGTTCAATCTGATCCCGGAACTTAATGTGGAGCAGAATATCACTTTCCCATTGCTGCTCGATTATAAGAAGCCGGATCAAGCGTATGTGGAAGAAATCCTGGCCGTTCTGTCCTTGACGGACCGGCGCAATCATCTGCCCCGCCAGTTATCCGGCGGTCAGCAGCAGCGCGTGGCGATCGGCCGCGCCTTGATTACCCGCCCCATGCTTATCCTTGCGGACGAACCCACCGGCAATTTGGACAGCCAAAACAGCAATGAGGTTATTTCCCTGCTAAAAACGGCATCCAAACGCTACCAGCAGACGATTATCATGATTACGCATAACCGGAGCATGGCTTCGACGGCGGATCGGGTGCTGCAGGTGTCGGACGGCGTGCTTACTCAGCTTGGGGTGTACGCCGAATGA
- a CDS encoding sensor histidine kinase, with translation MITILLLILLPMTFAGCYFYWNISQILTKNANDNLSLLIRQTNDNIEKSFQIIDNTSLHFLANKTIRTWSIEDVSLGDDYYKKFLNKSEMEEDLKYSLMFNNAWNISLLSTAYVFFDKDNYISVLKSQPNIEEINKNNLAVFHSVNGRVRGKEIITPSYEDRTLYFTRIVSNINLPQQRLVLIFGTDEADLADQYSGLLAFPGAMAYIIDNRGAIYSSADKQELGSIVSPAVFALKDNAEVREVKLNHESYLTVSRSIGTTGLTFIAGIPKKQVLSKLSESMRNYIWIIALIAFVSLAAGVLLSLRFTRVIRDLLRSIHKVKKGDYNVRMPAYKNVELNQLSTTFNRMTEEINYLIKEVYEKHLLIKESEIKFLQAQINPHFLFNTLITIGYKAKLSKDETVYKMVTSLTELLQAGIYSNSLAKVPIRQELDVIQFYLYLQKERFEDKIEYTIHIEDEALLDLLLPKLSVEPLVENAVVHGVEKKLGKGIIHIRIYRKNDSVYFEITDNGNGFEVVPRNWSNFESITIRKQGHNNIGLINTQKRVKLIYGEPYGIEVESEFGAGAKVTLHIPADQGELSHV, from the coding sequence GTGATAACTATCCTTCTTCTGATTCTCCTCCCGATGACGTTCGCCGGCTGCTATTTCTATTGGAACATCTCCCAGATTCTAACGAAGAATGCCAACGATAATCTGTCTCTTCTGATCCGCCAGACCAATGACAATATCGAGAAATCCTTTCAGATTATCGATAACACCTCCCTGCATTTCCTCGCTAATAAAACGATAAGAACCTGGTCCATCGAGGATGTGTCCCTGGGAGACGACTACTACAAAAAATTTCTCAATAAAAGTGAAATGGAAGAGGACCTGAAATACAGCCTTATGTTCAACAACGCCTGGAATATCAGCCTGCTGTCAACGGCTTATGTTTTTTTTGATAAGGACAATTACATATCCGTTTTAAAGTCACAGCCCAACATTGAAGAAATTAACAAAAACAATCTCGCTGTTTTTCATTCGGTTAACGGCAGGGTTCGGGGCAAGGAAATTATCACGCCAAGCTACGAGGACCGTACCCTCTACTTCACACGAATCGTGTCCAATATCAACCTTCCCCAGCAGCGCCTTGTGCTGATTTTTGGCACGGATGAGGCAGATTTAGCGGACCAATATTCCGGGCTGCTCGCCTTTCCGGGTGCTATGGCTTACATCATTGATAACCGGGGAGCCATCTATTCCAGTGCCGATAAGCAGGAGCTGGGTTCTATCGTTTCTCCCGCCGTCTTCGCGCTGAAAGACAATGCCGAAGTAAGGGAAGTCAAGCTTAACCATGAAAGCTACCTGACCGTTTCCCGCAGCATCGGCACCACCGGGCTTACTTTCATTGCAGGCATTCCTAAGAAGCAAGTACTCTCCAAGTTGTCCGAGAGCATGCGTAATTACATTTGGATCATCGCTCTGATTGCCTTCGTATCCCTTGCAGCAGGCGTCCTGTTATCTCTTCGCTTTACCCGGGTCATCCGTGATCTGCTGCGGAGTATCCATAAGGTCAAGAAAGGTGATTACAACGTAAGAATGCCGGCCTACAAAAATGTGGAGCTCAACCAGCTCAGTACCACCTTCAACAGAATGACGGAAGAAATCAATTATCTCATCAAGGAAGTTTATGAGAAGCACCTGCTGATCAAAGAGTCGGAGATCAAATTTTTGCAAGCGCAGATCAATCCCCACTTTCTGTTCAACACGTTAATTACCATTGGCTACAAAGCCAAATTGTCCAAAGATGAGACCGTTTACAAAATGGTAACGTCCCTTACAGAGCTGCTGCAGGCAGGTATTTATTCCAATAGTCTGGCTAAGGTCCCGATTCGTCAGGAACTGGATGTTATCCAATTTTATCTTTATCTGCAAAAAGAAAGGTTTGAGGATAAAATTGAGTATACGATCCATATTGAGGACGAGGCCCTACTGGATCTGTTGCTTCCCAAGCTGAGTGTCGAACCCCTGGTGGAAAATGCTGTGGTTCACGGTGTGGAAAAAAAGCTGGGCAAAGGAATCATCCACATCCGCATTTACCGTAAAAACGATTCGGTCTATTTTGAGATCACGGACAATGGCAATGGATTTGAGGTTGTTCCCCGGAATTGGAGTAATTTCGAAAGTATCACCATTCGCAAACAAGGCCACAACAATATTGGCCTGATCAACACGCAAAAACGGGTCAAGCTGATCTACGGCGAGCCTTATGGAATTGAGGTAGAGAGCGAATTTGGGGCAGGAGCCAAAGTTACCCTTCACATACCTGCAGATCAGGGGGAGCTATCGCATGTATAA
- a CDS encoding ABC transporter substrate-binding protein, whose protein sequence is MRKPLFKTSCTLASTLILALSVSACGSQNSSENSGTSATAAPTASGQANDAPAAKAPVKISYLTFRVGTHASAKLEEEQIKQFNAKYGKEVEVVVEEIPSDSAYEDKLKILAVSGDVPDVVMGKNGINDILIKGNLVTPFNDYLDKDPEWKAEVGEAALAANTRDGKVWSISDQKQNIGYFYNKEMFEKAGIQPAQTWDEFMSNNEKLKAAGFVPLALMTGENAWTTNLILAALVGTNGEAGNTFMNTLHPTDFNTPEMIQALNMMKTMLEKYTTKDALGAGYANAANAFSQNKAAMIANGPWMIGDFSDPTKSSADFDKKVGVAAYPDNSLISTYEVGYMIGAKTPETRDAAEKFIRFKTGIEGQTIALEYGNVMPVSNKIQPSDALKQKYPLFVESIKLAQQTQVHYQSFDSIVYPNITDAWKSLYPKLVFGQSTAEEIAKELTEIAAKHK, encoded by the coding sequence TTGAGAAAGCCATTGTTCAAAACAAGCTGTACCTTAGCTAGCACTCTTATTCTCGCCCTGTCCGTTTCGGCATGCGGATCGCAGAATTCATCGGAGAACAGCGGGACATCCGCAACCGCTGCACCAACCGCCTCGGGTCAGGCAAACGATGCTCCCGCTGCCAAGGCACCGGTGAAAATTTCCTATCTTACCTTCCGGGTAGGTACGCATGCGTCAGCCAAGCTGGAGGAAGAACAGATCAAGCAGTTTAATGCCAAGTATGGCAAGGAAGTGGAGGTTGTGGTTGAAGAGATTCCAAGTGACTCCGCATATGAGGACAAGTTGAAGATTCTGGCAGTCTCCGGGGATGTTCCGGATGTCGTCATGGGCAAGAACGGAATCAATGACATCCTGATTAAAGGAAATCTTGTAACCCCTTTCAACGACTATCTGGACAAGGACCCGGAATGGAAAGCAGAGGTTGGGGAAGCGGCGCTCGCTGCCAATACCCGGGACGGAAAGGTCTGGTCCATAAGCGATCAGAAGCAGAATATCGGGTACTTCTACAACAAGGAAATGTTTGAAAAGGCGGGAATCCAGCCGGCGCAAACCTGGGATGAATTCATGAGCAACAATGAGAAGCTCAAAGCAGCGGGCTTCGTTCCGCTTGCATTGATGACAGGGGAAAACGCCTGGACGACCAACCTGATTCTGGCTGCTCTTGTGGGCACAAACGGGGAGGCAGGCAATACGTTCATGAACACGCTGCATCCCACCGATTTTAATACACCTGAAATGATTCAGGCGCTCAACATGATGAAGACGATGCTGGAGAAATACACGACCAAGGATGCGCTGGGTGCCGGTTATGCCAATGCAGCGAACGCTTTCTCCCAGAACAAAGCGGCTATGATTGCCAATGGTCCCTGGATGATTGGAGACTTTAGCGACCCGACCAAATCCAGTGCGGACTTTGATAAAAAGGTGGGTGTGGCAGCCTATCCGGACAACAGCCTGATCTCCACCTATGAGGTTGGCTATATGATCGGAGCCAAAACACCGGAAACCCGCGACGCTGCTGAGAAATTCATTCGCTTCAAGACGGGGATAGAAGGACAGACCATCGCGCTTGAATATGGGAATGTGATGCCGGTTTCCAATAAGATTCAGCCTTCCGATGCACTGAAGCAGAAATATCCGCTTTTTGTTGAATCCATAAAACTGGCCCAACAGACGCAGGTTCATTACCAATCCTTTGACTCTATTGTCTATCCCAACATTACCGATGCCTGGAAGAGCCTTTATCCAAAGCTGGTATTTGGTCAGTCAACAGCAGAGGAGATTGCCAAAGAGCTGACGGAAATTGCAGCCAAGCATAAATAA
- a CDS encoding carbohydrate ABC transporter permease produces MKKGLGVLKYGFVLLIVLLSLGPFLWVLMASFKTNTEILNNSLGWPSSFRFSNYVMAFKIAPLSRFYINSVIVGIFGTLLNLLLLGMAGYVLARFQFRFKNLLMGAFSLSLLIPGAAMLQPLYLTVNTLGLYDKVIGLIIVYAGFGLPVSLYILSSYFLTIPKGMEESAYLDGASFIQTFFRIILPISKPGFGTAGVMQFLLCWNEFQFAIILTTGNQSRTLPLALYYFKSQFASDYGVMFAATMVVIVPSILVYILLQKQVVSGLAAGAVKG; encoded by the coding sequence ATGAAAAAAGGTTTGGGTGTGCTCAAATATGGGTTTGTGCTCCTGATTGTACTGTTGTCGCTCGGCCCGTTCCTCTGGGTGCTGATGGCTTCATTCAAGACGAATACCGAAATTTTGAACAATTCGCTCGGCTGGCCAAGCAGCTTCCGCTTTTCCAATTACGTCATGGCTTTCAAAATTGCGCCGCTATCCCGGTTTTACATCAACAGTGTGATCGTGGGCATCTTCGGAACATTATTAAATTTATTGCTGCTCGGTATGGCGGGCTATGTGCTGGCCCGCTTTCAATTCCGCTTCAAGAACCTGCTGATGGGAGCGTTCTCCCTTTCACTGCTGATTCCGGGCGCTGCCATGCTGCAGCCGCTGTATTTGACGGTTAACACATTGGGGCTTTACGACAAGGTGATTGGACTTATTATCGTATATGCCGGCTTTGGCCTGCCGGTCTCGCTCTATATTCTATCAAGCTATTTCCTGACGATTCCCAAGGGAATGGAGGAATCGGCTTACCTGGACGGCGCCAGCTTCATCCAGACGTTCTTCCGGATTATTTTGCCTATATCGAAGCCGGGCTTCGGCACGGCGGGTGTGATGCAGTTCCTGCTCTGCTGGAATGAATTTCAGTTCGCTATTATTCTGACGACAGGCAATCAGAGCCGTACGCTGCCGCTTGCGCTCTACTATTTCAAAAGCCAGTTTGCCAGTGATTACGGCGTCATGTTTGCTGCGACGATGGTCGTTATCGTACCTAGTATCCTAGTCTATATCCTGCTGCAGAAGCAAGTTGTATCCGGACTTGCTGCGGGAGCGGTTAAGGGATAA
- a CDS encoding carbohydrate ABC transporter permease: MVRKNKGYITLFLLPTVVLFIVVYAVSIVILFGTSFTEWSSGRKPVFIGLANYIQLFTDDSDFRKSFLNTGLWVLLQSTIHVAIGTAFAIILNMKEFYWKFARTVYMFPNIISGAAVGMLFLCMLNPDFGAVNSIVRLFGHADYAQNWFMDYTTAFFSVTMTWLPYAAVVTILILAEIAAIPESLFESARIDGASELKIIFYIILPMLRNIIGTCVILAGTSMLQKMDIIMMTTGGGPGNETMNLPIYIYKTALMENNFGYSNSVGVFLIGFGLVFVLLCRNLFRIGSSQN; this comes from the coding sequence ATGGTTAGGAAAAACAAAGGATACATTACGTTGTTTCTGTTGCCGACGGTTGTGCTATTTATTGTTGTCTATGCCGTATCGATTGTCATACTGTTCGGCACATCCTTTACAGAATGGTCGTCCGGACGAAAACCGGTTTTTATCGGACTGGCCAACTATATTCAACTGTTTACGGATGATTCCGATTTTCGTAAAAGTTTTCTGAATACGGGTCTCTGGGTTTTGCTCCAGTCGACAATCCATGTCGCCATCGGTACCGCGTTCGCAATTATTCTCAATATGAAGGAATTCTACTGGAAGTTTGCGCGGACAGTTTACATGTTTCCCAATATCATCTCGGGCGCAGCCGTGGGTATGCTGTTTTTGTGCATGCTCAATCCTGATTTTGGTGCGGTGAACAGCATTGTCCGCTTGTTCGGCCATGCGGATTACGCCCAGAACTGGTTTATGGATTACACAACCGCCTTCTTCTCAGTCACAATGACCTGGCTGCCCTATGCGGCTGTTGTCACTATACTGATTCTGGCCGAGATTGCGGCGATTCCAGAAAGCCTGTTTGAATCGGCGCGTATCGATGGGGCCAGCGAGCTGAAGATCATTTTTTATATCATCCTACCTATGCTGCGCAATATTATTGGGACCTGTGTGATTCTCGCCGGAACAAGTATGCTGCAGAAGATGGATATTATTATGATGACGACGGGCGGCGGACCCGGCAATGAAACCATGAATCTGCCCATTTATATTTACAAGACCGCACTCATGGAGAACAACTTCGGTTATTCCAATTCGGTGGGTGTCTTCCTAATCGGCTTTGGCTTGGTCTTTGTCCTGCTGTGCCGAAATCTGTTCAGAATAGGCAGCTCCCAAAACTGA
- a CDS encoding ABC transporter permease — MKSYLGLVSEYAKVHSKKNRLTVVCIAISVMLVVAVFGMADMSVKAQINENIRQKGNYHAVIAGITDSTAGQIAGRSDVKVAGWVGMAEDTVFQGKKLRIQGGEQDIANQMNLVVSGGAYPASEREALLDRPALEQFGLSIGDTIKIALSDERKREYKITGTYNDFSSLKGTDSHGLYLSTEGIRTLPSEKRNIIIFSLKAA; from the coding sequence ATGAAAAGCTATCTGGGTCTTGTTTCGGAATATGCCAAAGTCCATAGCAAGAAAAACCGGCTCACTGTGGTTTGCATTGCTATATCCGTGATGCTGGTCGTGGCCGTATTCGGGATGGCCGATATGAGCGTGAAAGCCCAAATCAATGAGAATATCCGGCAAAAAGGAAATTACCATGCCGTGATTGCGGGGATAACAGACAGCACCGCCGGGCAAATCGCAGGTCGCAGCGATGTGAAAGTGGCGGGTTGGGTCGGCATGGCCGAAGATACGGTTTTTCAAGGAAAAAAACTACGTATTCAAGGCGGCGAACAGGATATCGCTAATCAGATGAACCTGGTCGTGAGCGGGGGAGCGTATCCGGCTTCCGAACGTGAAGCTTTGCTTGACCGGCCGGCACTGGAGCAATTCGGTCTGTCCATTGGGGATACAATTAAAATTGCTTTGAGCGATGAGCGGAAGCGGGAATATAAGATTACCGGGACGTACAACGACTTTTCCAGTTTGAAAGGTACGGACTCCCACGGCCTGTATCTGTCAACGGAGGGGATTCGTACGCTTCCGTCCGAAAAAAGGAATATTATTATATTCAGTTTAAAAGCGGCGTGA
- a CDS encoding response regulator has translation MYNVMIVDDEPVIKKGLKCFVDWETLQCEVICEASNGIEAVEMLGHYDIDIIVTDIRMPGMDGLALSDYVHQNFPQIKVIILTAFADFSYAQTAIQYEVVDFVVKTNPTEKIPGAIEKATRLLEKENEQKQKLRQLESKINDNLSEISEKFLKEAAHGLISDEAGLLSRSRELGLQLENYFGVHLEIEDTLGSPPTSEYHRFLASIRQFLALAFEERPTYIMAMEKNTLLAIVSMGDGNAAVSTQALLTICNEILAMAENFRRYHLNIGISLMHRDVQTLSIAYREAREALQGSFYSDNYVAVYMPHTSQTLTPGAPPHHTAERIAEYLQQGQNDLAIDQLERLLESYRNIKEPIENVKVACLLIGSYCFRLLSASHPFAPELDESQSTVYKQIQESKSIQLLADILKRLIRSCSRAVAFNDKQPNYIVIECQKYIKEHYNQNLNLQIIADHIHINSSYLSRLYKKVTNESIIDAINKYRIEMAKKLLRNPASKVFEVAEAVGIETPAYFTHVFSKYTGMSPKEYKLNYSQTELG, from the coding sequence ATGTATAACGTAATGATCGTTGATGATGAGCCTGTTATCAAAAAAGGGCTGAAGTGTTTTGTGGATTGGGAAACTCTCCAATGTGAAGTCATTTGTGAAGCATCCAATGGGATAGAAGCCGTGGAGATGCTCGGCCATTATGATATCGATATTATTGTAACCGATATCCGCATGCCGGGGATGGACGGTCTTGCTTTATCGGACTATGTCCACCAGAACTTTCCGCAAATCAAGGTCATCATCCTCACAGCCTTTGCTGACTTCTCCTATGCCCAAACTGCCATTCAGTATGAAGTAGTAGATTTTGTGGTCAAGACCAACCCCACCGAGAAGATTCCCGGGGCCATTGAAAAAGCAACGCGGCTGCTGGAAAAGGAAAATGAGCAGAAGCAGAAATTGAGACAGCTGGAGAGCAAGATCAACGACAATCTTTCCGAAATCAGTGAAAAATTTCTGAAGGAGGCCGCCCACGGCTTGATCAGCGATGAAGCAGGTTTGCTCAGCCGCTCAAGGGAGCTTGGTTTGCAATTGGAGAACTATTTCGGGGTCCATCTGGAGATTGAGGATACGCTGGGCTCTCCCCCAACGAGTGAATATCACCGGTTCTTGGCTTCCATTCGCCAATTCCTTGCGCTGGCCTTCGAGGAGCGCCCTACTTATATAATGGCAATGGAAAAAAACACTTTGCTGGCTATTGTCTCCATGGGCGACGGCAATGCAGCAGTCTCCACACAAGCCTTGCTCACGATATGTAATGAAATTCTCGCCATGGCAGAGAACTTTAGACGATACCATCTCAATATCGGCATCAGTCTGATGCACCGGGATGTGCAGACGCTGTCCATAGCTTACCGGGAGGCGAGAGAAGCGCTGCAAGGCAGCTTTTATAGCGATAATTATGTGGCTGTCTATATGCCTCACACCAGCCAGACACTCACTCCCGGAGCTCCTCCCCATCATACCGCAGAGAGAATTGCCGAATATCTGCAGCAAGGACAAAACGATCTGGCAATCGATCAACTGGAGCGTTTACTGGAGAGCTACAGAAATATCAAAGAGCCGATTGAGAATGTAAAGGTGGCTTGTCTGCTCATAGGTTCTTACTGTTTCCGTTTGCTGAGCGCCAGCCACCCCTTCGCACCCGAGTTGGATGAAAGCCAATCCACGGTGTATAAGCAAATCCAGGAGAGCAAAAGCATTCAGCTGTTGGCAGACATCCTAAAGCGTCTGATTCGGAGCTGCTCAAGGGCAGTGGCGTTTAATGACAAACAACCCAATTACATCGTTATAGAATGCCAGAAATATATAAAAGAGCATTACAACCAGAACCTGAATCTGCAAATTATTGCGGACCATATCCATATCAACAGCAGCTACCTCAGCCGCCTTTACAAAAAAGTAACCAATGAGTCCATCATCGACGCGATCAATAAGTACCGGATTGAAATGGCCAAGAAATTACTCAGGAATCCGGCGAGTAAAGTATTTGAAGTCGCAGAAGCAGTCGGTATTGAGACACCTGCCTATTTCACCCACGTGTTCTCTAAATACACAGGGATGAGTCCCAAGGAATACAAGCTGAATTATTCACAGACTGAATTGGGATAA